CTTTACAGGAGAAAAGTGTCCTCGCCCAGAGAAAACTGAATGGTTGGTTGAATTATTTAAATTAAAAATGAATCGACTAAAAGACTTTCTTAATGCCAACTCGAATACTCTTGACTTGGAAAGATTTATTTTACAAGAGGTGACAAGCTTAGACTCGACCCAGTTTTTTAAAAGGGAATATGAACTATTTGTTGGAAAATACGGTGAACTTCCTTATTGGCTTCTTAATTGTAAGGTAGCAAACAATTTTCTTCAAGAAAATAGAGACAAACTAATCTATGCAGACAGCTCTAAAGGTTGACTATTTAACGAAAGACATAACTGCCACTAACACGGGTTTTGCATTAGTGGACGGACAGTGCAAATAGAAACATTTGAGCAATTAATAAACGTTGGTGCTGGCAGACAGTTTACGGGTTCAAAAGCCCACCAACGCAAAGCCCGAAACCGTTAGCTGTCATTGCAGAGTGACATCCAAACAAGAAACGAATAGATAAAACAGAGACAGAATAAATGACAACTGAAAACACTTTGACACTTTTAAACTCAATTCACAGCGACCTAAAAATTGTGAAAGAATTAGTTTATGACAAATGTGGTTTTAACTTGACAAACTTGAAACAAAACATAGAAAGTAGAGAATATGGAGCTTGTACTTTTGAACTCAACGGAAAAATAATTGAACAACGAATTTCTAAAATTACACCAACAAAAGCAGGACAGTTTGTAACGATTTGGAAACGAAACAAAGACGGAATAACTGAACCATTTGATTATGAAGACAACTTTGATTTTGTGATTATAACGGCAAGGAATGACGAAAATTTTGGACAATTTATTTTTCCGAAATCGGTGTTAGCAGACAATGGAATAATAACAAAGAACGGAAAAGCAGGAAAACGTGGAATAAGAGTTTATCCAATTTGGGACATTACGACAAATAAACAAGCTATGAAAACTCAAAGTTGGCAGACAAAATATTTTATGGCAATTAAAAATGACAGCTCAATCGACCTTGAATTAACAAAGAAACTATTAACCCAAACAAACGAAAATAATTGAGAAAGAAAAGCAACGAACAGCTAACATTATGCCGAATAGAAAAAAGCCCTAATGCAAAAAAGCCCTGA
This portion of the Bacteroidia bacterium genome encodes:
- a CDS encoding MepB family protein: MTTENTLTLLNSIHSDLKIVKELVYDKCGFNLTNLKQNIESREYGACTFELNGKIIEQRISKITPTKAGQFVTIWKRNKDGITEPFDYEDNFDFVIITARNDENFGQFIFPKSVLADNGIITKNGKAGKRGIRVYPIWDITTNKQAMKTQSWQTKYFMAIKNDSSIDLELTKKLLTQTNENN